The following are from one region of the Methanoculleus caldifontis genome:
- the rimI gene encoding ribosomal protein S18-alanine N-acetyltransferase, whose translation MMPLQLTIRRAQPADIPQIAAIERVAFTDPWDEKTLRESLAFYPESFFVAKDNGSIAGFVAGGVEDTGEEVYGHIMNLAVAPDYRRRGVGQQLIRRLEQEYAILGASGVQLEVRIGNAGAQEFYRRLGYREVFQIASYYANDEDALVMMKWFRF comes from the coding sequence ATGATGCCGCTCCAGCTCACTATTCGCAGGGCACAGCCCGCAGATATCCCGCAGATTGCCGCCATCGAGAGGGTAGCATTCACCGACCCCTGGGACGAGAAGACGCTCCGGGAATCGCTTGCTTTCTATCCCGAGTCGTTTTTTGTGGCTAAAGATAACGGGAGCATCGCCGGGTTCGTCGCCGGCGGCGTTGAGGATACCGGCGAGGAGGTCTACGGGCATATCATGAACCTCGCGGTCGCCCCGGATTACCGGCGCCGGGGGGTCGGACAGCAGCTCATCCGCCGCCTCGAACAGGAGTACGCCATCCTCGGCGCGAGCGGCGTCCAGCTCGAGGTCCGGATCGGCAACGCCGGGGCGCAGGAGTTCTACCGCCGTCTCGGCTACCGCGAGGTCTTCCAGATCGCTTCCTATTATGCGAACGACGAGGACGCCCTCGTCATGATGAAGTGGTTCCGGTTCTAG
- a CDS encoding class I SAM-dependent methyltransferase — translation MQEEQWCLAVPKREAEQTRRRLLDEGLLDRRYKPRSEGDAVLLPVTEEVAGAVRCDFAAVPERLELPRHELVGGIAIMQENDLEAARRLLASRPSLETVLFPETAVEGEYRTRRFAVLAGVPATRTRVTEYGLHFDVDLALAYFSARLSTERQRVLGLMEEGERVLDMFAGVGPFAIALARRAGVVVAADLNPAAVHLLVENIALNRATNVVPMLADAGHLSRLGFAPFDRVVMNLPLAAAQFLPAAAALCRDGGTIHLYALQEREGECLPLIRAVTSGEVTERQVRTYSPGKWHAVYDIIVEKEDR, via the coding sequence GTGCAAGAGGAACAGTGGTGCCTTGCGGTGCCGAAACGAGAGGCCGAGCAGACGCGGCGTCGGCTGCTTGACGAGGGGCTCCTCGACCGGCGCTACAAACCGCGCTCCGAAGGGGACGCCGTCCTCCTCCCGGTGACGGAGGAGGTCGCGGGCGCCGTCCGGTGCGACTTTGCGGCCGTGCCGGAACGCCTTGAACTCCCCCGCCACGAACTCGTGGGGGGGATCGCCATCATGCAGGAGAACGACCTGGAGGCGGCCCGCCGGCTGCTCGCCTCCCGGCCGTCGCTCGAGACGGTGCTCTTCCCGGAGACCGCCGTCGAGGGGGAGTACCGGACCCGGCGGTTCGCCGTCCTCGCCGGCGTTCCCGCGACACGGACCCGGGTGACCGAGTACGGCCTTCACTTCGACGTGGACCTCGCCCTCGCCTACTTCTCGGCCCGGCTCTCGACCGAACGGCAGCGGGTTCTTGGCCTGATGGAGGAAGGGGAGCGGGTGCTCGATATGTTCGCCGGCGTCGGGCCGTTCGCGATCGCCCTCGCCCGCAGGGCGGGAGTCGTCGTCGCGGCAGACCTCAACCCTGCTGCGGTCCACCTCCTGGTCGAGAACATCGCGCTCAACCGGGCAACAAACGTCGTTCCGATGCTCGCGGACGCCGGGCACCTCTCCCGGCTCGGCTTTGCCCCCTTCGACCGGGTCGTGATGAACCTCCCCCTCGCCGCAGCGCAGTTCCTCCCGGCGGCCGCCGCACTCTGCCGGGACGGCGGGACGATCCACCTCTATGCCTTACAGGAGCGGGAGGGCGAGTGCCTCCCCCTCATCCGGGCGGTCACCTCCGGGGAGGTCACGGAGCGGCAGGTCCGGACCTACTCGCCGGGGAAGTGGCACGCGGTCTACGATATCATTGTGGAGAAAGAGGACCGGTGA
- a CDS encoding DUF7289 family protein, with protein sequence MMNEKAVSEAIGFVLILGIVISGIGLVTLYGYPVLVKEQSNTDVKNMERAMIVIQNDMKSLCFKNVPYKETSLQVSGGTLEVIDAGSSAPTFEISCDGFGPVEFHPGGLVYRSDRGTEVITLENGAVMKRQEDSTGSVMLAEPRWFYDVNPVTGEKTFVIYIMNISTDETTAKSGMATVRMSLEGTIPHMPPGDAVDVMVRYTGDTENDLTTAWENYLTGGSPGMSGSGGIYTLAGVKKLIVKEYRIKIHGV encoded by the coding sequence ATGATGAATGAGAAGGCGGTCTCCGAGGCGATCGGGTTTGTCCTGATCCTCGGGATCGTCATCAGCGGCATCGGCCTCGTTACGCTCTACGGCTACCCGGTGCTCGTCAAGGAGCAGAGCAACACCGACGTGAAGAACATGGAGCGGGCGATGATCGTCATCCAGAACGACATGAAGAGCCTCTGCTTCAAGAATGTCCCCTACAAGGAGACGTCGCTCCAGGTGAGCGGGGGGACGCTCGAGGTGATCGATGCCGGCAGCTCAGCACCAACATTCGAGATCTCTTGTGACGGTTTCGGACCGGTTGAGTTCCACCCCGGCGGACTGGTCTACCGGTCCGACCGTGGCACCGAAGTGATCACACTCGAGAACGGTGCGGTGATGAAGCGTCAGGAGGACTCGACGGGTTCGGTGATGCTTGCCGAGCCGCGGTGGTTCTACGATGTCAATCCGGTGACGGGCGAAAAGACGTTTGTCATCTATATCATGAACATCAGCACCGACGAGACAACGGCAAAATCCGGGATGGCTACAGTGAGGATGAGCCTGGAAGGTACAATCCCACATATGCCTCCAGGTGACGCCGTCGACGTCATGGTGCGGTATACCGGGGACACCGAAAACGATCTTACCACAGCATGGGAGAACTACCTGACGGGCGGTTCGCCGGGTATGAGTGGATCGGGCGGCATCTACACCCTGGCGGGGGTAAAGAAGCTCATCGTCAAAGAGTACAGGATCAAGATCCACGGGGTCTAG
- the hisG gene encoding ATP phosphoribosyltransferase, producing MITIALPKGSLEAQTLQLFKEADLEVRRTDRDYNPRINDPRIGRVKILRPQEIPLYVQMGYFDLGISGLDWVQESGADVEEVANLSYSKTGDGNVKIVVAVHREERIENVGDIRPGSRVTTEYPRLTERFFADLGIPVRLFPSYGASEAKVPDLMDVVVDLTETGSTLRKNGLKIVGQIVESHTALLANRESLGDPEKRREIEEIVTLLLGVIEARHQVLLTMNVPAAALDGIIEALPAMKKPTVSRLHGIDYFSIQTVVQKGLVNSLIPRLKAAGAEDILEIPIAKIVR from the coding sequence ATGATCACGATTGCGCTCCCGAAGGGGAGCCTCGAGGCGCAGACGCTCCAGCTCTTCAAGGAGGCGGACCTCGAGGTCAGGCGGACCGACCGCGACTACAACCCCCGCATCAACGATCCCCGGATCGGGAGGGTGAAGATCCTCCGGCCGCAGGAGATCCCGCTCTACGTCCAGATGGGCTACTTCGATCTCGGGATCTCCGGGCTCGACTGGGTGCAGGAGAGCGGCGCCGATGTTGAGGAGGTCGCGAACCTCTCTTACAGCAAGACCGGCGACGGGAACGTCAAGATCGTGGTCGCGGTCCACCGCGAAGAGCGGATCGAGAATGTCGGAGACATCCGGCCGGGCAGCCGGGTGACGACCGAGTACCCGCGGCTGACCGAGCGGTTCTTTGCGGACCTCGGTATCCCTGTCAGGCTCTTTCCCTCCTACGGGGCCTCGGAGGCGAAGGTGCCCGACCTGATGGACGTCGTCGTCGACCTCACCGAGACGGGGAGCACGCTCAGGAAGAACGGGTTGAAGATCGTCGGGCAGATCGTGGAGTCCCACACGGCGCTGCTTGCAAACCGCGAGTCTCTCGGCGACCCGGAGAAGCGCCGGGAGATCGAGGAGATCGTGACCCTCCTTCTCGGGGTGATCGAGGCGCGCCACCAGGTCCTTCTGACGATGAACGTGCCCGCAGCGGCTCTCGACGGCATCATCGAGGCCCTTCCCGCGATGAAGAAGCCCACCGTCAGCAGGCTGCACGGCATCGACTACTTCAGCATCCAGACGGTGGTGCAGAAAGGGCTGGTCAACAGTCTCATCCCGCGGCTCAAGGCCGCGGGCGCCGAGGATATCCTCGAGATCCCGATCGCAAAGATCGTCCGGTGA
- a CDS encoding DUF7288 family protein: MVNDRGQIYTMEGVAAGLIMLLTAYIVISTTSIYTPGDTHIPDMQLEQLGSDVLAMMDTPDTNGGESRLIELVRGGTGTGDALRDEFLAGCKMRSGGPDDDLRAQVYLSYRTSGGSVKMIPLSSTDPEFTGRENTVRVTRWVQLQTRPTTGMPGDMALRPQAVLVEVLLWRA; this comes from the coding sequence ATGGTGAACGATAGAGGACAGATCTACACGATGGAGGGCGTCGCAGCCGGGCTCATCATGCTCCTCACCGCGTATATCGTCATCAGCACGACGAGCATCTACACGCCTGGCGATACGCACATCCCGGACATGCAGCTTGAGCAGCTCGGGAGCGACGTCCTCGCGATGATGGATACGCCGGATACTAACGGGGGTGAGAGCAGGCTGATCGAGCTCGTCAGAGGTGGGACCGGGACCGGTGACGCGCTCCGAGATGAGTTCCTCGCCGGCTGCAAGATGCGATCCGGGGGTCCGGACGACGACCTCCGGGCCCAGGTCTACCTCTCCTACAGGACTTCGGGTGGCAGCGTGAAGATGATCCCGCTCTCCTCGACGGATCCGGAGTTTACGGGGCGGGAGAACACCGTGCGGGTGACCCGGTGGGTGCAATTGCAGACAAGACCTACGACAGGTATGCCAGGCGATATGGCTCTCCGCCCCCAGGCCGTCCTCGTGGAGGTGCTCTTATGGCGTGCATGA
- the eif1A gene encoding translation initiation factor eIF-1A — MTDATKRKPESGAAGAGEEVIRVRLPNKRNREMFGSAELMLGANHIKIRCFDGVTRTGRIKGKIKKKVWIREGDVLVVVPWSFQDEKCDIVYRYTKPQVEWLRKNRYL, encoded by the coding sequence CTGACGGATGCTACAAAGCGTAAACCCGAGTCCGGGGCTGCCGGGGCGGGGGAAGAAGTTATCCGCGTGCGCCTTCCAAACAAGAGGAATCGAGAGATGTTCGGCAGCGCCGAACTGATGCTCGGGGCAAACCACATCAAGATCCGCTGTTTCGACGGGGTGACGCGTACCGGGCGGATCAAGGGCAAGATCAAGAAGAAGGTCTGGATACGGGAAGGCGATGTCCTGGTGGTCGTCCCCTGGAGTTTCCAGGACGAGAAGTGCGATATCGTCTACCGCTACACGAAACCCCAGGTCGAGTGGCTCAGGAAGAACCGGTATCTCTGA
- a CDS encoding FmdE family protein produces the protein MCDTTPPGTPGEAHDRFAEAAAFHGHICPGLAMGYRAAEVALAKLRSGRSEDEELVVITETDACGVDAIQVLTGCTAGKGNLIFKDYGKHAFTFINRRTGAAVRVAVNPSFNVDTLDPALAPLRARVMRGEATDTEHAEFHERVHKVVHTLLEMPAEEIFKIQDLNIQIPERARIFSSVPCARCGEMTAESRVRVEDGKFVCYACSREYSRGW, from the coding sequence ATGTGTGATACCACCCCCCCCGGCACGCCGGGAGAAGCACATGACAGGTTCGCCGAAGCGGCAGCCTTCCATGGCCACATCTGTCCCGGCCTCGCCATGGGCTACCGGGCGGCGGAGGTCGCCCTTGCGAAACTCCGCTCCGGCCGGTCGGAGGACGAAGAGCTCGTCGTCATCACCGAGACCGACGCCTGCGGCGTCGACGCCATCCAGGTCCTGACGGGATGCACCGCCGGAAAGGGGAACCTCATCTTCAAGGACTACGGGAAGCACGCCTTCACGTTCATCAACCGCCGGACCGGGGCCGCGGTCCGGGTCGCGGTAAACCCGTCGTTCAACGTCGACACGCTCGACCCCGCCCTTGCTCCCCTCCGGGCGCGGGTGATGCGGGGGGAGGCGACCGATACCGAGCACGCCGAGTTCCACGAGCGTGTCCATAAAGTCGTTCATACCCTTCTGGAGATGCCTGCAGAAGAGATCTTCAAGATCCAGGATCTCAACATCCAGATCCCGGAGCGGGCCCGGATCTTTTCGTCGGTTCCGTGCGCGAGGTGCGGCGAGATGACCGCGGAGTCCCGGGTCCGGGTCGAGGACGGCAAGTTCGTCTGCTACGCCTGTTCTCGCGAGTACTCCCGGGGCTGGTGA
- the hmgA gene encoding hydroxymethylglutaryl-CoA reductase (NADPH) codes for MDDYIGRLKEGSLKLYALEKELPPEEAVRVRREFVEGETGTSLPAVGSFSIGVERVVKRNIENMIGAVQVPLGVAGPLPVRGEYAIGSYYLPLATTEGALVASVNRGCSLIARAGGADVRIMRDGMTRAPVFAARDVVHARSVVAWVEEHTAEIRETAESTTKHGEFLEAVPYVAGTSVFVRLEFDTKDAMGMNMVTIASQKVGELIERETGARLVATSGNMCTDKKPAAINLVRGRGKTVVAGVRLTDAMVADLLKTDAETLIEANYRKNLVGSARAASFGFNAHAANVVAATFIACGQDPAHVVEGSTAITTVDRVEGGVYVSVTLPSLPVGTVGGGTGVDTQHECLKMLGVAGGGDPPGTHAKALAEIVAAGVLAGELSLLGALAAQHLARAHQEHGRG; via the coding sequence ATGGATGATTACATCGGGAGGCTGAAAGAAGGCTCCCTCAAACTCTATGCGCTCGAGAAGGAACTCCCGCCCGAGGAGGCGGTCCGGGTGCGGCGGGAGTTCGTCGAGGGCGAGACCGGCACCTCCCTCCCCGCGGTGGGGTCGTTCTCCATCGGGGTCGAGCGGGTGGTGAAGCGCAACATCGAGAACATGATCGGCGCCGTGCAGGTGCCGCTCGGCGTCGCGGGGCCGCTTCCCGTGAGGGGCGAGTATGCCATCGGGTCCTACTACCTCCCCCTCGCGACGACCGAAGGAGCCCTCGTGGCGTCGGTGAACCGCGGGTGCTCCCTGATCGCCCGGGCGGGGGGCGCGGACGTGCGAATCATGCGGGACGGGATGACCCGGGCTCCGGTCTTTGCCGCCCGCGACGTCGTCCACGCCCGCAGCGTGGTCGCCTGGGTCGAGGAGCACACCGCCGAGATCCGCGAGACCGCGGAGAGCACCACAAAACACGGGGAGTTCCTCGAAGCCGTCCCCTACGTCGCGGGAACGAGCGTCTTCGTCCGGCTCGAGTTCGACACCAAGGACGCCATGGGGATGAACATGGTGACGATCGCAAGCCAGAAGGTGGGCGAACTCATCGAGCGGGAGACCGGCGCCCGCCTCGTCGCCACCTCCGGAAACATGTGCACCGACAAGAAGCCGGCGGCGATCAATCTGGTCAGAGGCAGGGGGAAGACCGTGGTCGCGGGCGTACGGCTGACCGATGCGATGGTCGCCGACCTCTTAAAGACCGACGCGGAGACCCTGATCGAGGCCAACTACAGGAAGAACCTGGTGGGCTCGGCGCGGGCGGCCTCGTTCGGGTTCAACGCCCACGCGGCAAACGTCGTCGCCGCCACGTTCATCGCCTGCGGACAGGACCCCGCCCATGTCGTCGAGGGGAGCACCGCGATCACCACCGTCGACCGGGTGGAGGGCGGCGTCTACGTCTCGGTCACCCTCCCCTCGCTCCCGGTGGGAACTGTCGGCGGCGGGACGGGGGTCGATACCCAGCACGAGTGCCTCAAGATGCTCGGCGTCGCCGGGGGCGGGGATCCGCCGGGAACCCATGCAAAAGCGCTCGCAGAGATCGTCGCGGCAGGAGTCCTCGCCGGGGAACTCTCCCTCCTCGGCGCCCTCGCGGCGCAGCACCTGGCCCGGGCACACCAGGAGCACGGCCGGGGATAA
- a CDS encoding DUF1015 domain-containing protein, protein MVQIYRFPAVRPDRQYSEAIPSVPYDVVTVEEARECIEKNPQSFLRVSRPDAELPDLPSNDERVYRRAREVFDEMVADGRLQRDPEPGMYVYRAVQDGDEFIGLVCCVGTEDYENRQIRRHELTRYDKEEDRTRHIDVVGANTGLVFLLYRDPGDISSYIRSLAETAEPDGSTTTASGVLHQVFRVTDETVLSHLDGLFAAVPEVYIADGHHRAKSAVNVAERRRSEGRFTEETGKFMVVLFAHDRVRIHGYSRLVTDLGEYTLPGLIGTLLDSGWDVRPYGKVDARGYQITPLADGDEPMHVMHFYMQGTWYEVSRPVEDPSDLIGSLDVSVLQKEVLEGMFGISDPRGDQRLHYMGGAKPLSALEKLVDSGEYALAVAMQPVRVETVLSIADADGVMPPKSTWFEPKLLSGLVIHTID, encoded by the coding sequence ATGGTCCAGATATATCGTTTTCCGGCAGTCCGTCCGGACCGGCAATACTCCGAAGCTATCCCCTCCGTACCCTACGACGTGGTGACGGTGGAAGAGGCACGGGAGTGTATCGAGAAGAATCCCCAGAGTTTCCTGCGGGTCAGCAGGCCCGACGCCGAACTCCCCGACCTCCCCTCGAACGACGAGCGGGTCTACCGCCGGGCGCGGGAGGTCTTTGACGAGATGGTTGCGGACGGACGGCTGCAGCGGGACCCTGAGCCCGGCATGTACGTCTATCGGGCTGTCCAGGACGGCGACGAGTTCATCGGCCTAGTCTGCTGCGTGGGAACGGAGGACTACGAGAACCGGCAGATCCGGCGGCACGAACTCACCCGGTACGACAAGGAAGAGGACCGGACCCGGCATATCGACGTGGTCGGCGCGAACACCGGTCTCGTCTTCCTGCTCTACCGCGACCCCGGCGATATCTCCTCCTACATCAGATCTCTTGCGGAGACGGCGGAGCCCGACGGAAGCACCACGACCGCATCCGGCGTGCTCCACCAGGTCTTCCGGGTCACCGACGAGACGGTCCTCTCGCACCTCGACGGCCTGTTTGCCGCCGTCCCCGAGGTCTACATCGCCGACGGGCATCACCGGGCCAAGTCGGCCGTGAACGTCGCGGAGCGGCGCAGGAGCGAGGGCAGGTTCACCGAAGAGACGGGGAAGTTCATGGTGGTCCTCTTCGCCCACGATCGCGTCCGGATCCACGGCTACAGCAGGCTCGTCACTGACCTCGGCGAATACACCCTTCCGGGGCTCATCGGCACGCTCCTGGATTCCGGCTGGGATGTCCGCCCCTACGGGAAGGTCGACGCCAGAGGCTATCAGATCACACCGCTTGCAGACGGCGACGAACCGATGCACGTCATGCACTTCTACATGCAGGGGACCTGGTACGAGGTCTCCCGACCGGTCGAGGATCCCTCCGACCTGATCGGGTCTCTCGACGTCTCGGTGCTGCAGAAGGAGGTTCTCGAGGGGATGTTCGGCATATCCGACCCCCGGGGCGACCAGCGGCTCCACTACATGGGCGGGGCGAAACCCCTCTCCGCTCTCGAGAAGCTCGTGGACTCCGGCGAGTACGCGCTCGCCGTGGCCATGCAGCCGGTGCGGGTCGAGACGGTGCTCTCCATCGCCGACGCAGACGGCGTCATGCCCCCGAAGTCCACCTGGTTCGAGCCGAAACTCCTCTCGGGGCTCGTAATCCACACGATCGACTGA